CGGCGTTATGCAGGCAATAATCGCCGATTCTATGGCATGGCGAGCGGTGAAGATTTCACGCGCTGTAGTGGCGGATGGCTGTGCAACAATCGCACCTACATTGGGCTCAATGGTGACAATATGCTGCAACGCCATGCGCTGCAGTGCCGCCTGCACATGGTTGCGGTTTGCCGTAAGTGCATCAACAATCTGCGCTTCAATCAATCGCGTTCCCGGCCGTAGCTTATGCTGGGCAATGGCCATGGTTAGCGAATCATAAATGCGGGTGATCTCTTTTTGTCTGGGGGTTAATTTCGCGCCCATACTCAATCCTGTATCGGTCATGTCGGTCCCCCTGAAATATACATCATTTAGGCGCGGTAAACGCGTTGGCCGCGGAAGTAACTGGCTGAAATTGCAGGCAGACGCGCCACCGCTTCGGCTGAGCAGCTGGCGTTAAGCAGGATAAAATCAGCCGCGTCGCCCGCCATTGGCCAGACGCGTGCGCCCTGCTCATTCAGCGGCAGTATATCGCCGGTGGCAATCGCCAGCGCCCGGTTAAGCGCAAACTCGGTACCGCGCCCATAAAGTTGAGCCCACAAGTTGGCTTTTTCCAGCATGCTGCCGCTGCCAAATGGCGACCAATGATCAATCACGCTGTCGGTACCGGTCATCAGCTTTACGCCACATTGGCGCAACAACGGCAACGGCATAGCGTTTTTCCCCAACGGTAAACCGGACGCCAGACTAACGCCCAGCGTCGCCATACGTTCACCCAGCGCCTGCACTTCAGCATCGCCAATTTGCGCCAGACAGTAAGCATGGCTCAGCGTCACTCGCCCTTGCAGCTTCGGCGCCTGTTCTACTCTGTCCAGCAGATAGCGAATACAGGCAATACCGCTGCTGGCATCTTCATGTAGATGAATATCCACGCCGCTGTGACTGTCGTGCGCCAGATCGAGCATGATGTCCAGAGAACGCGGCATATCACCATCAACTTTGGTGGGATCAAGCCCGCCGGTCCATTGGCAGCCAAGTGCCAGCGCCTCACGCATCAGCGAGGTTACGCCCGAGCGCAACAGACCGTGCTGCGGAAACGCCACAGTTTCGCAGTTGATGACGCCATCAAACGCTTCCAGCGCCTGCAGCAGATGTTCAAGGCTGCGCAGTCCGCTTACCGGATCGATATTGCAGTGGCTGCGTATCGTCGTCGTGCCGTTGCGCAGCAGCAGTGTGATCAACTGTTGTGCATGCTCCACCGAATCCGCTAACAGCGTCGGTAAAAGCTGCTGCTCCAGCGCGATCATCTGGAAAATATCCTGCTCGTTATTCGGCTTAGCGGCTCGCCACGGTCGGCCATAAAACGTCTTATCCAGATGGATATGCATATCGCGCAGTGCCGGCAACATCAGCAGGCCGCCCGCATCCACCTGCGGCAATGGGCCTGGTGCTTCGTGCTGCGGCGTGATGGCGACAATGCGGCCGTGGTTAATTTCGAGCGCAAACAGATCGCTACGCGTACCCTGAATATGACCGTTATTTTCAATAAATCCGGTCTCTAACCTGACGTTGGTCAGTAGATAGTGTTCATTCATGGACTGCGCCTCGGGTTACGCGGGGAAATGACGATGTGACGATCTCTTCCACCGGCGGATGGCCCACGGTTCTCTCCGGATAAGTAGAAATGATGTGCGCAAAGACCTGTTGCGACTCGGCGTGTAACGCGGCGGCGCTCTGCCCGCTGTTCACCAACTCGCGATCCCACACCACTTTGCGTCCGGCGATAATCACGCCGGTGACATCCCGGCCGTTGCCGTTCAATACCAGCGACGTGATCGGATCGAAGATCTGTCCCAGCGCGGGTTGATCGAGATTGACCAGCATCATATCGGCCTGACATCCCGCCGCCAGCCGCCCGAGGTCGTCGCGTCCCAGCGCCTGGGCACCACCCAGCGTCGCCATGCGGTAATAATCTGCCGCGCTAGCAGCCGCGATATCGCCGGTAACCACGCGCGTAAGCACCACGCCCATCTGCATATTGGTAAACATATCGGCAGGAAAAGTATCGCTACCCAGCGCCAGATTGATGCCAGCCGCTTTGAGTGCCGGATAGTGCTCCAGATATTTGCCGTGGCGACCGGAAACCAGCGGACAGGCCACCACGGACGCGCCAGATTGTGCCAACCGGGCAATATCTTCAGCGACGCTTGCCGAACTGGGATTCACGCCGCCGAGGAACTGGCCATGCGGCAACAGCATATGGCGATTAAGCAGGCCATTCTCATCGAGAACCTGCAGCGAGCTGCGCCCCTGATAGCGCCGGGCGATTTCACCCACCTCTAGCTCACTCTGGCAGCAGTGCAGCCGCGTCGGGCACCCTAATGACGTGACAACGTCACCCAGATCTTGTAACCACACGGCATCCCCACCCTCAATGCGATCGGGAGCCAGCATGCCGCTTAGTGTGGAAACGCCGCGCTGCTGCATGCGCTGGTAGAAATTAACCGCATCGTCTAATCCCTGTTGGGCGCGCTGACGATTGCCGTTCCATGAAAACTGCCCCTGATTATCGCTGGCGTAGTAGCCGGCCATAAACGCCGGTCCCAGCCATGCTCGCGCGCCTAGAGATTCAGCAACATCGGCGGCGTACAGGTATTCATCGAAATCTTCGGCCCATTCGCGGTAGAGAATAGAGGTGATAGGCGCAAAACTGGTGATGCCGTTAAGCAGCAGATGGCTGTAAGCATAATGCTTGGCGAAGTTAAGCTGCTCGCGGCTGTAGAGATCGCGCCGGTGCCAGTCGGCGGCGACAATGCGCCCTTTTTTCCAGCCCGGCTGGTTGTCGAACGCCAGCACGGTGGTATCGAGATCGCCCAACGCATCAAGGTCAATAAATCCAGGACCGACCAGACAATTCCCGGCATTGATCTCTTCATCAACCTGGCCGGTGTAATCAAAGCCAACAAACAGAATGCGTTCGCCCTGCCACACCACTTCGCCATCCGGCAGCAGGCAGTGATCGCCATCGCGATAGCCCACTACCCAAGCGGCGCGCAGGCGGGTTACTTTCTCGCTCATCAGAACAGGCACTCCCCATTTGCGGCGATCAGTTTGCCGCCTTTGATCACTTTACGATCGCGCGGCAACTCCACTAGCGCTTCCACCATGCTGCGGCCGGGAATCAGCACCAGGTCGGCGCGATTGCCCGGCTGCAAACCATAGTTATCCAGTTCCATTACGCGGGCACCGCCGTAAGTAATGGTCTCGGCGGCGCGCATAATTTCTCGATCCTGACGCCAGCGATAACGCAGTCCCATGGTGACCGCGCGCTGCAGCATGTCGCCGCTGCCATACGGGCTCCAGGTATCGCGCACGCCGTCATTACCGGCGCAAAAGGCGACGCCCGCTGCGGTCAGCAATTCATACGGCGGCACCGCGATATCCGCCGGCGCGGTCGTCGCCACCGACATGCCCAGCTCTGCCATCTCTTCGGCAAACTGTTGCTGGCGCGCCGGTTCAACCATGCCAAGACAGAAGCCGTGGCTCAGCGTAACGCGATTCTGCATCTGATAACGGCGGGTAAAGTCCAGCAGCAGCTCAAGGCTGAACGCGCCCAGTTCACCGCGTTCATGCAGATGAATATCCAGCTTTTTATCGTGGCGCACCGCCAGGTCAAAGATGATCTGCAGATGACGCACCGGATCTTTATCGTATGAGCAGGGATCTAAGCCGCCCACCAGCTCCGCGCCCATCGCCAGCGCACGATCCAGCAACGCTTCCGTTCCCGGACTTTGCAGAATGCCACTCTGGGGAAACGCGACAATCTCAATATCGACCTGGTCAGCCAGCCGACGACGCGTCTCCAGCACACCTTCCAGGTTTGCCAGGCCAATTTCGTTATCAATGTCGACATGGGTACGAATAAACGAGGTTCCCGCCGCAATCGCGCGCCGCGTAATGCGTTCTGACTGCAGCTGCGCATCGGGCTGCTGCTCGCGGCGGTAATCACGCTCATTAGCAATAATCGCGGCAAGGTTGCGCGGCACTTCATTGCGATACCAGTCGCGTCCCAGCAAGGTTTTATCCAGATGAGCATGGCCATCTACCAGGCCAGGAAAAGCCTGCATGCCGCGCGCATTAATCAGGGTGGTGCCGGGTGCTAGAGGCAGATTAGCGCCACGCGCTGCAATCACGCCATTTTCCAGCAACAGGTCAACGGGTTGGCTTTCATCAAACGGCGTGACGTGTTGAATTAATAGACTTTCCATCAGCTCTCTCCTCATGATTAACAGGCCGCAGCGACCGCCGCCGGGAAATGACACTCAATCTGATGTTCTTCCGACAAGTTATGCACCGGCGGCATCATTTGCTGGCACAGCGGCTGTGCGTGACTGCAGCGTGCCGCGAAGGCACATCCCGACGGAGGTGACATCGGATTGGGGGCTTCGCCGACGATCGGTTCGCGTTCTGTCGACGGGCTATCAAACTGTGGGATCGCCGCAATCAACAGACGCGTGTAGGGATGCGCGGGACGCGAGAAAATTTCCTCCACGCTGCCCTGTTCGACGATACGACCGAGGTACATGACACCAACCCGATCGGAAATATGGGAAATGACCGCCATGTTATGGCTGATGAAAAAGTAGGTTAGCCCGTGCGTCTGCTGTAAGCGGCGCATCAGGTTTAATACCTGCGCCTGCACCGAGACATCCAGCGCTGAGGTGGGCTCGTCGCAAATCAGAAAGCCCGGCTGGGTCGCCAGCGCACGAGCAATGGAAATGCGCTGGCGCTGACCGCCGGAAAATTCATGCGGAAACTTATCCAAATCGTTGGCGGAGAGCCCAACCTGTTCCAGCAGCTGACCACAATAGCTGCGCGCCTGACGCGTGCTGCCCACTTTTTTACTCAGCACCAACGGCTCGGCCAGCGAACGCCCAATACGCCAGCGCGGATTGAGGCTGGCATACGGATCCTGGAAGATCATCTGAGTACCGTTCTGTGCCGCGTGCGTTTCGCTGGCGTCACCCTGCCAGGCGAACTTTATCGACCCTTCTGACGGCGTATACAGCCCTGCCAGCGCCCGCGCGATAGTCGATTTACCGCAGCCGGATTCGCCAACAATGCTAAAGGTTTCCCCCTGACGAATGGAGAGATTGATGCCGCGCACCGCATGCAGCTCGCGCCTGGCGCCGCGACGAAACAGCGAGCTGCGTTTTTCACGCCCGAGCTGAAAACGAATGTGCAGATCGCGTACGTTCAACACTTCAGGCGGCAGCACTTTTTCACTTGTCATGGCGTCTCTCCGTAGGGATAAAAGCAGGCGATTTGCGACAGATGGCTGAACTGCATGTCGGGCTGATGTTGGCGGCAGCGCTCGGTAACATGTGGGCAGCGTGGATGGAACGCGCAGCCGCCCGGCAGCGAATTGAGGCGCGGCATGGCGCCATCAATCTGCGACAGGAATTCATGGCGTTCGCGCATCGAGGGAATCGAGTTGATCAGACCGCGCGTATAGGGGTGTTTAGGGGCACGAATCACCTCCGCGACCGGGCCCATCTCGACAATCCGTCCGGCATACAGCACCGCGACTCGCGAGCACACATCCGCCACCACGCCCATGTCATGGGTAATCAGCATCACCGCCGTGCCATGCTGCTGGCAGAGACGTTTTAGCACCCGTAACACCTGCGCCTGCACCGATACATCCAGCGCGGTCGTAGGTTCATCGGCGATCACGAGCTGCGGATCAACGCAGAGCGCCAGCGCGATGACGACACGCTGACGCATCCCGCCGGAGAGCTGGTGAGGATACTGTTCCATACGCTGCGCTGGGCTGCTCATGCCAACTTCGGTGAGTAGCGTAATCGCCCGTTCACGGGCCTCGGCGGCGGAGAGCGGCAAGTGCGTGCGGATGGTTTCGGTTAGCTGCTGGCCAATAGTCAGCACCGGATTGAGACTGGTGAGCGGATCCTGGAAAATACAGCTGATGGCTTTGCCGCGCAGCTTACGGCGCGCATTATCATCGAGGTTATCGATGCGCTGCCCCTGAAACCAAATCTCACCCTGTTTAACTCGTCCTGGCTCTTGCAATAGCCCGCTGATGGCGGCGCCGGTCAGGGATTTCCCCGCGCCGGATTCACCCACCATGCCCAGCACTTCGCCCGGCTGCATGGTGAGCGAGAGGTTATGGATCGCCTGCAAATTTCCTTTCCGGTGCAGAAATTCAATACTCAGATCGCGAACGTCAAGCAACGTCTCGCTGGCTGTCTGGCTCTGCTGTGCCATGGCGCGCTCCTAACGTAATTTCGGGTTAAGGGCGTCCAGCAACCAATCGCCCAACATGTTGAATGAGAGAGAAAGGATCACCAGCAGCGCGGCTGGGAAAGCCACAATCCACCACTGTCCGGAGAACAGGTACTGATTGCCTTCGTTGATTAAGGTGCCCAGCGAAGGTTGATCTGGCGGCATCCCCACGCCGAGAAACGACAGCGTGGCCTCGGTCAGAATCGCTACGCCGAGGTGCAGCGTTGCCATCACCAGCACCGGACGCAGAACGTTCGGTACAATGTGGCGCAGCATGATGTGGATATGATGCGCACCGCTGATGCGCGAGGCCATAACATATTCCCGCCCTTTCTCCAGCATCGTCAGGCCGCGCACCGTACGCGCATATTGCATCCAGCCGGTCAGCGCAATCGCGCCGGTGAGGATCGCCGGGGCAAAGTGCCCCATCAATTCTTTCGGGATCACCACCCGAGCCACGCCGCTGACCAGCAGCGTGAACATAATGGTGGGAATACTCAGCATGGCATCGGCAAAGCGCATGATCAGCGTATCGACTAAACCGCCGAAGTAACCGCTCAACACGCCGAGCGCCACGCCTAGCATCACCGACAGCAGCACGCTAATCCCGCCAATGATCAATGAGATATTCAGGCCATACAGCATCAGCGAGAGAATATCGCGCCCCTGTACATCAGTACCCAGCCAGAAGCGCGCATCGCCGCCGCTCATCCACGATGGCTGTAACTCTGAATCCATCAGGTCAAAACTGGTGGTATCAAACACATTGTGCGGCGCAATCCAGTGGCTGGTGATTGAGCACAGCAGGATGATCAGGCAGCAGCTGAAGGCCACCACGGTACTTTTGCTGCGCCAGAACAGCCACAGCAGATCGCTGTCGGTGAAGGCTCGCCACTGCTGAGCCAGCCGGGTACGCCGCCGCACGGGCGCGACCGCAGGAGGAAAATTATCGTTAATCATGGCAACTCCTTACTGAGCCCGCATGCGCGGGTCGATCAGGTAATACAACAGATCAACCAGGGTGTTGATCACGATAAAAATCAGGGCGGTAAACAGCAGGTAGCCGGAAAGCACCGGCACATCGACGAAGTTAATCGACTGAATCAGCAGCAATCCCATTCCCGGCCACTGAAACACCGTTTCGATCACGATAGCAAAGGCGATCAGTCCGCCAATCTGCAAACCAATCACCGTTACCACCGGTAATAAGGCGTTCCTCAGCGCATGACGAAACCAGATGCGGTAGTTTTCAATGCCGCGAGCGCGGGCAAACTTGACGTAATCGGACTTCATTACCTCGAGCATTTCGGTGCGAATCAGTCGCATGATGATGGTCACCATCGACAGTCCCAGCGACAGCGCCGGCAGCACAATAGAGTGCCAGCCAGAAGCAGTTAATAACCCGGTACGCCAGAAACCAAGCTTCACGACGTCGCCACGGCCGCTGGAAGGGAACCATCCCAGCCAAACGGAGAAGACGATAATCAGGATGATGCCGGTGAGAAACCACGGCAGAGAAACGCCAATCAGCGACAGGATCTGCACCCCTTCTTTCAGCAGTTTGTTACGGCTGATGGCAGACCAGACGCCAAGCGGAAAACCGATCGCCATTGCCAGCACCACCGAAACAAACACCAGCTCCAGCGTGGCGGGCAAGCGCTCCATAATCAGTTGAAATACCGAAACCTGGTTGTAGTAAGAGATGCCAAAATTGCCGTGCAGCAGGCGCGTAATGTAGTGCCAGAACTGCATAATTACCGGGTCGTTGAGACCGAGGCTGGTGCGCAATGCCGCGCGTTCGACTTCGGTTGCGCTCTCGGGCAGCATGCTGGCAACCGGGTCGCCAAGGTACTGAAACAGAATAAAAGACAGCAGCGCGACGCCCGCCAGCAACACCAGCGCCTGCAGTAACTTGCGCACAAAAAAAACCATAACGGCCTCCTGACTTCAACGCGGCGCGATTGGCACTTCGCGCCGCTACGCTACGTGCATGTATTAAAAATTACTGACTGACTTTGCCGTACCACAGACGCTGAACGTTATCCGGCGTCTGTTTTAGCGTCAGCTTTTTGCTCATCGCCCAGACGGTGGGTTCAAAGTGCATCGGCAGATAGGGCAGGTCTTTATTCGCCAGCGCCACCGCCTGACTCAGCATGATAAGACGCTTCGTGTTATCCAGCTCGCCGACCGAGTCGTCGATCAGCTTGTCGGCCGCCGGATTGCTGTAGCGGGGAATATTGAAGGTGCCGAGACTTTTCCCGTTGCTGGTGTGCAGCAGCTGCACCGCCACGCTGTAGGGATCCATAATTGGCAGGTTGGCCCAGCCCAAAACGCCGACATCGGTACGACCATTCACCAGAATCGGGTCATAGACGCTGGCCGGATGCACGTTCAATGCCGCTTTCACGCCAATTTTTGACCAGTAACTCTGCACCGCCTGACACCATTGGGCGGCATTGATGTAGGTGCCTTCCGGGCAATCAAAGTTGAGGTTGAAACCTTGCGCATAGCCCGCTTCTGCCAGCAGCGCTTTGGCTTTAACCGGGTCATACGGGAAATCGACGCCGGCTTTCGCGTCGTAGCCCGGAATATCCGGCGCCAGATAGTTACTGGTTGGCTTGGTGAGACCGCGCATCACTTTCTGCGTGATCGCCTCACGATTGATGGCCATATAGAGCGCCTGGCGCACGCGGATATCTTTCAGCGGGTTGTCCGCTTTGGCGTTTTTAGCATTGAGCGTGTCGCGCATGTTCAGCGTCAGATAATCGACGCGCAGCGATGGGCTGACCTGCATCTGCACCGCCGGGTTATTCTGCAATCGCTGAATGTCCTGCAGGGGAACCGAAGTCACCAGATCGTATTCACCCGCCAGCAGGCCTGAGAGCCGCGTGGCATCGGATGAGATTGGCTTGAAGATGATTTTCTCGATGTTGGTGGTGCCTGCAGCGGCATTCCACCAGTTTGGATTACGCACCAGCACCATCTGCGTATCGCGCTGACGGCTCTGCAAAATAAACGGTCCGGTGCCGTTGGTATTATTGGTGGCGTAACCTTCCGTACCCTGGCTGATATCGGTAGGTTTCAGGGCGTTGTGCTCGCTGAGCCACTTCTTATCCATGATCATCACGCCGGTCAGCTCGTTGATGGCGATACCGGTCTTTTTCACCAGATGAATATCCACGGTGTATTTGTCTACCGCTACCGCATCTTTAATGGTCGACGCGTTGGCACGAATCCCCGACGCCGGATCCGTCACCCTGGCGACCGAGGCCACCACGTCCTCAGACGTCAGCTCATCGCCATTATGAAACCTCACCCCTTCGCGCAGCTTGAAGCGCAATGTGGTGTCATCCAGCTGCTGCCAGCTCAGCGCCAGCCACGGCTGAATCTTCAGGTCATTATCGCGCTGTACCAGCGACTCATAGATGTGGTTCTGGAAAGTTAGTGCCTTGGTGGAGGCGTACGCATCCGGATCCAGCGTCGGGATGTCGGCATCGGTGGCCCAACGCACGACGTTCTCCGCCAGCGCAGCGTGACTGCTAAGGCCTAACGAACCTGCGACTAACAACGACAGCAAAAGTTGCTTCATTATTTATCCCTCATCAATATGCTAGAGTTATTGCTAGCAATGCATGCAAAGCCAATGCCAGTTCATTTTTGTTCTTCATATCACGGCGATTAGGTGGAAAAAGCTACGCCTGCTGATTGAGCTCCGGAGCCAGAATCCACTCGGCGCTGTCGTTCCAGACATCCATTTTGGTAATCTGCCCTGCAACCACCTCATAGCGATCGAGATAGCGATTACCGGCGAACTCGCGGCCGTCCGGCCACACGCCATAGAGAAAGCCGGTACAGTAGACCACCACATGGCCCGGGCTTTTCTCCATCCAGTCAAACTCACCAAGCTGCTTCTTAACCCATTGATAACGCGCGGCGTTAAAGGCGGTGACGCCGTGAACCGTTGGCATCACCCGCTTACCTGTAAAGGTAATCAGCACCTCAGGCGACATCAGTGCTGCGGCGCGGTCTGGATCGGGCGCCATTGACGCTGCCAGAAACGCTTTCACAATCTCTACTTCTTCAGGTGCTACCGACATACTTGCTCTCCCGTGGCTAAGGTATTGGCTGTTGCAGAAATATTGAGTGAATGGGCGGCAATCGCGCCCGGCGTGGTAAGCCATACGTCTTCACACTGCGCGATAATTTTTTGCAGCGTCTGCCGCAGATGGTGCAGGCGGAAAGGCTGACCAACAATGTAAGGATGCAGCGCAATGCCCATCACCTGCGGACGCTGCTCGGCGCGCTGTTTCATCTCGATGAACTGGCTCTCGATCATGCTGCAAAAGGTTTCAATCGAGGTGCCGTTTGGAATGATGGTGGGAATATCATTGATCTCCTGCGGATAAGGCACCGAGAGCAGATCGCCGTGCGAGGTTTGCAGTGCGACGGGACGATCGTCATGCGCCCAGTTCAGCGTGTAACTGAAGCCGTTCTGTCGCAGCAGGTCTGGCGTATCGTGGCTCTCTGAGATCCACGGCGATAACCACCCCGCTACCGGCCGTTGCTGATAGGCGCTCAGTCGCTGCTGGCAACGGGCGATCAGCGCATATTCATCTTCACGGCTAAGTTCGCCCTGGCGCTGCGAGTTGGTATGACCGTGCCCAATCAGCTCACTACCGGGCAAGCTAACCCAGCGATCGAGCAGCTGGGGGCAGTAATCGAGAATGGAGGTGTTAGCGATCACCGCCGGTGGAATACCGAGCTCGGCAAACAGATCGGCCAGATACCAGCCACCGACCCGATTACCGTAGTCGCGCCACGCATAGTTCAGCACATCGAGACGATTTGCCCCTTGTGACAGCTTCGCGCCCTCCGGCATACCAAAGGCAAAATGCTCAAGATTCATAGCGATATACAGCGCCAAACCTTTACCCTGCGGCCACACGGGCAAAACCTGATGCTCAATGGAACTGTAGGCATAACGCTGATGGCTGGCGATATTCCACATAATCTGCGGCGATGACATTACGGCCTCCTGAATTAACACACCTGTAGCGATGGAAGGAGTAAAGCAAGTGGCATGCCACACTAGCCAAATTGCTAGCAATATTTCTGGTGCAGCAAGTAGTGACGCGATTCAGGGTGGTAAACAGGCTTAGAACAGATGAAGCAGATGGCCATTTTTAGCAGAGAACAATGATTGAAATGTGAGCTAATGGTGCACTCTTTGCCCTGAAAACGAGCAAGTGGAACCGAAGACCTGGCGTTGCTGTCGTGCTCCAATCCCTTTAAAGCGTCAAGGTGTTGGTCTTCCAGGCATGAAAATAATCTGTGATTAAACCTGCACTTTCACTATTGATTGCTGGTTAACTGCGCACCACGAGGCGCAGAATGGAATATATAACCATACATGAATATATATTCAACCATCAATCCTCTGAGGAGCAGGCCCTATGAGTAGCTATACGTATCCGAAATTCGGTGCCGGATTATGGCACTTTGCCAACTATATCGATCGCTACGCCGTTGACGGTTACGGGCCTGCACTGAGTACGCTCGATCAGATCAAACTCGCCGGCAGCGTTGAAGACCTCTCTTACGTGGATGTGCCCTATCCGTTTACCGAAGGCGTGACGGTCGCACAGGTTAAGCAAGCGTTAGCAGATGCCGGATTAAAAGCGATCGGCGTAACACCGGAGATCTATCTGCGCCGTTTCTCCCGCGGTGCCTTCACCAACCCTGATGCCGCCATCCGTAAACAAGCGTTTGATTTGATGCATGAAGCCGCCACTGTAGTGCGCGAACTGGGCGCCAATTACGTGAAAGTCTGGCCGGGACAGGATGGTTGGGATTATCCGTTCCAGGTCGATC
The nucleotide sequence above comes from Pantoea nemavictus. Encoded proteins:
- a CDS encoding polysaccharide deacetylase — protein: MSSPQIMWNIASHQRYAYSSIEHQVLPVWPQGKGLALYIAMNLEHFAFGMPEGAKLSQGANRLDVLNYAWRDYGNRVGGWYLADLFAELGIPPAVIANTSILDYCPQLLDRWVSLPGSELIGHGHTNSQRQGELSREDEYALIARCQQRLSAYQQRPVAGWLSPWISESHDTPDLLRQNGFSYTLNWAHDDRPVALQTSHGDLLSVPYPQEINDIPTIIPNGTSIETFCSMIESQFIEMKQRAEQRPQVMGIALHPYIVGQPFRLHHLRQTLQKIIAQCEDVWLTTPGAIAAHSLNISATANTLATGEQVCR